A segment of the Candidatus Micrarchaeota archaeon genome:
ATCGTAATCGGTAGAATGGAGGTAGGGGACCAACCAATCGTTGATCAGGTCGATTACCTCTTTAGCACATCTTCTCTGCCTTTTCTGAAGATTGGGCGACCAACCGTGTTCAAAAATCAGATGGATGAGGTTTACGTATCTACCAACTACTTCGTCTATCTGTCTGTGAAGTGCCGAATAGTCGTCGTACGCAGACAGAAGTTTTTCCTTACGGACCTCCATGCCGGGGGTAAGTTGTTCAACGATCTCGATGTTTCTCAAGAAAAGTCTCCGTCGTGCGGCAACGAGTCGCGCCGAAGCAGCGGGCCAGTTCCTTTCTCTGCGGTATCTGATCCGTTCAGGATCGTTAGATGTTTCTAAGAGGTTGATCACATCTGTCTCATCGTCAGCCACTAATTTTTTACGCGCTTCAACCTTTAACGCATGCCGTTTCTTACTGAGTTCACCTGCCAATCTGAGCACCTCTCTTCTGAACAGTCTCCTTTCTTCGTCCGTCGAACCTTTACCGAGGCGGGGTAGATATCTTATGATCTTATCGATCCTTTCTATCAATTGTTTGTTTTCTTCGTATTCTTTAACCAACGAGTCGATGGTATGTTGTGCCGACCTGATAGCCTTTGGAAGCGAATCGTACCTTGCTTTAGTGTCTATCTTTTCTCCGTTGTTGGTCCACCGAGTAGTCGGTAGTTCTATCTCACCCGTCAACGGATCTATCTTCATCAATTCCTTGAACGACCTGTAATGTTTTCTTTGTTCTTTTGACCTTATAATAGGTCTCTCATTGATGAACATGTCGGCAATCATAGACACGATGGTACTGTCCCTTTTATCAGGTAACAGGAATGAAAATTCGTTCCACATCAATTCGAGCGCTTCATCGCTCTTCATCAACTTTTCAACAGATGCGAAGTTTGATGCAGTGCGGGCTCTTTTTGCTATCTGTTTTGCCTTTCTCACACCGAACATCTTATCCAGACTTATGTGTGTTTTGTTGTACATCTCTTTGATAATCTTTAGGGCTGAGCGAACGAGTCCGGTTCTTTTCCTATACCTTAATGTCATATCTTTATATACTTTTTTCCATCTATTAAAACCTTTAGGATTGCTGGAACAACTCTCCTCACAAACGCAACCGAATGCAACAGAACGCAATCATCTGAAGGTATAAAAGAAGAGTCGTTGGAAAAGAGAAAAATGAAAATAAAAAGATAAAGGTTTGTGTTAGAAGTCGGCTTTTGAAATTACAAAGAATCTCATGCGCCAGCTTCTTCTTCCTTGGCTACATTCACAGCCTTGGGACCTCTTTCTGTTTCTTCCACATCGAAGGTTACATGGTCCCCTTCAAACAGTCTCACTCCTGGTTTCAAACCGGTTACATGTACAAAATAATCCCTTCCGTCTTCACCGGTTATGAAACCGAACCTCTTCATCACGTTATAAAATTTTACTGTTCCTTTCATGTTTTTCAACTCCTTTTAGATTTTTGTGTGTCTATTGGTGCCACCGCTGTTTTTAAACCTTTGTATTTAGTCCTGCTGTTTCTCGAAATGCACAAATGAAAAGTTATGTTCGACAGTATACGGAAGCTGGCACTTTCGCTAACCCTCTACCTC
Coding sequences within it:
- a CDS encoding cold shock domain-containing protein, translated to MKGTVKFYNVMKRFGFITGEDGRDYFVHVTGLKPGVRLFEGDHVTFDVEETERGPKAVNVAKEEEAGA